A window from Tenacibaculum singaporense encodes these proteins:
- a CDS encoding riboflavin synthase produces the protein MFTGIIETLGIVKGIEREKENLHLTIRSTITNELKIDQSVAHNGVCLTVVAIDKDEYTVTAIKETLDKTNIGDLQIGDEINLERAMKLGARLDGHIVQGHVDGTGVCKNIEDAEGSTVFTFSYDFDGSNVTIEKGSITINGVSLTVVNSKKDEFSVAIIPYTYEHTTFKNFKIGTKVNLEFDVIGKYVARLHALRG, from the coding sequence ATGTTTACCGGAATAATAGAAACTCTTGGAATTGTAAAAGGGATTGAGCGTGAAAAAGAGAATTTACACCTTACAATAAGAAGTACAATAACCAATGAATTAAAAATAGATCAGAGCGTAGCACACAATGGTGTTTGCTTAACAGTTGTGGCAATTGATAAGGATGAATATACAGTTACAGCTATAAAAGAAACACTAGATAAAACGAATATAGGTGATTTACAGATAGGAGATGAGATAAACCTTGAAAGAGCAATGAAGTTAGGTGCTCGATTAGATGGGCACATAGTACAGGGACATGTAGATGGAACAGGGGTTTGTAAAAATATAGAAGATGCTGAAGGTAGTACAGTTTTTACTTTTTCATATGATTTTGATGGCTCTAATGTTACGATTGAAAAAGGTTCGATTACTATAAACGGAGTAAGTTTAACGGTGGTAAACTCTAAAAAGGATGAGTTTAGTGTGGCTATTATTCCATACACTTACGAGCATACAACCTTTAAAAACTTTAAAATAGGTACCAAAGTGAATTTAGAATTTGATGTGATTGGGAAATATGTGGCTAGATTACATGCTTTAAGAGGATAA
- the pdxA gene encoding 4-hydroxythreonine-4-phosphate dehydrogenase PdxA yields the protein MDKANKIIVGISVGDINGIGIEIILKTFEDKRMLDFCTPVLFASNKLISYHKKTLRLNTSIHGITSLDKLVHGKVNLLNSWKEEVKVDLGKTTEEGGKFALKSLQAAVGALKKNQIDLIVTAPINKENIQSEEFKFPGHTEYLEENFDGRSLMILMTNELRIGLITGHIPVSKVAETITPELIKSKVEIMYNSLKQDFNISKPKIAVLGLNPHCGDNGIIGTEDDEIIRPTITEIKETGKLVFGPYAADGFFGSKTYKQFDGVLAMYHDQGLAPFKALSFGNGVNFTAGLSKVRTSPDHGTGFDIAGKNNANPTSFKEALFTSLQIFKNRKEYQELTKNALKAK from the coding sequence ATGGATAAAGCAAACAAAATTATTGTCGGAATTTCGGTTGGGGACATCAATGGAATTGGTATCGAAATTATTTTAAAGACATTTGAAGACAAACGAATGCTTGATTTTTGTACTCCAGTTTTATTTGCTTCAAACAAATTGATTTCATATCATAAAAAGACGTTAAGACTTAATACCAGTATTCATGGAATTACTTCTTTAGATAAACTTGTGCATGGTAAAGTTAATTTATTAAACAGTTGGAAAGAAGAGGTTAAGGTAGACTTAGGTAAAACTACTGAAGAAGGTGGTAAATTTGCCTTGAAATCATTACAAGCAGCTGTTGGGGCTTTAAAAAAGAATCAAATAGATCTTATTGTTACAGCTCCTATTAACAAAGAAAATATTCAATCTGAAGAATTTAAGTTCCCTGGGCATACAGAATACCTAGAAGAAAACTTTGATGGAAGAAGTTTAATGATTTTAATGACAAATGAATTACGTATTGGTTTAATAACTGGTCATATTCCTGTTTCAAAAGTAGCTGAAACGATTACACCAGAGCTTATAAAATCTAAAGTTGAAATCATGTACAACTCTTTAAAACAAGATTTTAACATTAGCAAACCTAAAATAGCTGTACTAGGGCTAAATCCACATTGTGGCGACAATGGAATTATTGGTACTGAAGATGACGAAATTATTCGCCCTACTATTACTGAAATTAAAGAGACTGGTAAATTAGTTTTTGGTCCGTATGCAGCCGACGGTTTCTTTGGTTCAAAAACCTATAAACAATTTGACGGAGTTTTAGCCATGTATCACGACCAAGGTTTGGCTCCATTCAAAGCTTTATCGTTTGGAAATGGTGTAAATTTCACTGCTGGTTTGAGCAAGGTAAGAACCTCTCCAGACCATGGAACTGGATTTGATATTGCTGGTAAAAATAATGCCAATCCCACATCTTTTAAAGAAGCCTTATTTACCTCATTACAAATATTTAAGAACCGAAAAGAGTATCAAGAACTTACAAAAAACGCATTAAAAGCAAAATAG
- a CDS encoding YceD family protein, which yields MKDLKQFNIPFVGLKEGSHLFEYQIDKTFFEAFQFDEFNNANIKADITFVKKSTLLELAFNISGTVNVPCDITNELFDLPINGNLDLVVKFGPEFNDEHDEILILPHEAYQVNVAQYIYELIVLSVPSKRVRPNVIDGSMQSDALRKLEELKINEEKTVEETSTDPRWDKLKDLLTDK from the coding sequence ATGAAAGACTTAAAACAATTCAACATACCTTTTGTAGGTTTAAAAGAAGGAAGTCATTTGTTTGAATATCAAATTGACAAAACGTTCTTTGAAGCATTTCAGTTTGACGAGTTTAACAACGCTAACATAAAAGCTGATATTACATTTGTTAAAAAAAGCACTTTATTAGAGCTAGCTTTTAACATAAGCGGAACAGTTAATGTTCCTTGTGATATTACCAATGAGTTATTTGATTTACCAATCAATGGTAATTTAGATTTAGTTGTTAAGTTTGGACCTGAGTTTAATGATGAACACGATGAAATCTTGATACTTCCACATGAAGCCTATCAAGTAAATGTTGCTCAATATATATATGAGTTAATTGTGTTATCAGTACCGAGCAAAAGAGTACGCCCAAATGTTATTGATGGTAGTATGCAATCGGATGCTTTAAGAAAATTAGAGGAATTAAAAATAAACGAAGAAAAAACTGTTGAAGAAACATCAACAGACCCTAGATGGGATAAATTAAAGGATTTACTAACAGATAAATAA
- the rpmF gene encoding 50S ribosomal protein L32, giving the protein MAHPKRKISKTRRDKRRTHYKASVPQIAVDPTTGEAHLYHRAHWHEGKLYYRGQVVLESAAAEA; this is encoded by the coding sequence ATGGCACATCCAAAGAGAAAAATATCTAAAACTAGAAGAGATAAAAGAAGAACTCACTATAAAGCTTCTGTACCTCAAATAGCTGTTGATCCTACAACTGGAGAAGCTCATTTATACCACAGAGCTCACTGGCATGAAGGAAAACTTTATTACAGAGGTCAAGTAGTATTAGAAAGTGCTGCTGCTGAGGCTTAA
- a CDS encoding beta-ketoacyl-ACP synthase III: MTKITAAITAVGKYIPEYALTNKELETMVDTNDEWITTRTGIKERRILKGEGLGTSFMAIKAAEDLLQKSNTNPEDIDMVIVATATPDMPVASTAAYTASKIGAVNAFSYDLQAACSSFLYGMSTASSYIESGRYKKVLLIGADKMSSIIDYSDRATCIIFGDGAGAVLFEPNNDGLGLQDEYLRSDGIGREFLKIDAGGSILPASEDTVKSKQHFVHQEGRTVFKFAVSNMADVSEKMLTRNNLTKDDIQWLVPHQANKRIIEATANRVGLEDDKVMMNIHKYGNTTSATLPLLLADYEKELKKGDNLIFAAFGGGFTWGAIYLKWAYNS; encoded by the coding sequence ATGACTAAAATAACTGCAGCTATAACAGCGGTAGGAAAATATATTCCAGAATATGCTCTAACTAACAAGGAGCTAGAGACAATGGTAGACACCAATGATGAGTGGATTACTACGAGAACAGGAATCAAAGAAAGAAGGATTTTAAAAGGCGAAGGTCTTGGAACTTCTTTCATGGCAATAAAAGCAGCAGAAGATTTACTTCAAAAATCAAATACAAACCCTGAAGATATCGACATGGTTATTGTAGCAACTGCTACTCCAGATATGCCTGTAGCTTCAACAGCAGCTTATACAGCTTCTAAAATAGGAGCCGTAAATGCTTTTTCTTATGATTTACAAGCGGCTTGCTCTAGTTTTTTATACGGTATGTCAACTGCCTCTAGTTATATTGAAAGCGGGAGATATAAAAAAGTATTGTTAATTGGTGCCGATAAAATGTCATCAATTATTGATTATAGCGATAGAGCTACTTGTATCATCTTTGGAGATGGGGCAGGTGCTGTTTTATTTGAACCTAATAACGACGGTTTAGGGTTACAAGATGAGTATTTAAGAAGCGACGGAATTGGTCGAGAATTCTTAAAAATCGATGCAGGTGGATCAATTTTACCAGCATCAGAAGACACTGTTAAAAGCAAGCAACATTTTGTTCATCAAGAAGGAAGAACTGTATTTAAGTTTGCTGTTTCTAACATGGCAGATGTTTCTGAAAAAATGTTAACCAGAAACAACTTAACAAAAGATGACATTCAGTGGTTAGTACCACACCAAGCTAATAAAAGAATCATCGAAGCTACTGCTAATAGAGTAGGCTTAGAAGATGATAAAGTAATGATGAATATTCATAAGTACGGAAATACTACTTCTGCTACTTTACCGTTGTTACTTGCTGACTATGAAAAAGAGTTGAAAAAAGGAGATAATTTAATTTTTGCCGCATTTGGTGGGGGCTTCACATGGGGAGCTATCTACTTAAAATGGGCATATAACTCATAA
- the accB gene encoding acetyl-CoA carboxylase biotin carboxyl carrier protein: MDIKEIQSLIKFVAKSGASEVKLEMEDIKITIKTGSDTPETTIIQAPAPAAAPQMITPAPVAQPATPAAAPVAAESTDDSKYVTIKSPIIGTFYRKPSPDKPNFAEVGTEVKVGDTVCIIEAMKLFNEIESEVSGKIVKVLVDDSSPVEFDQPLFLVDPS, encoded by the coding sequence ATGGACATTAAAGAAATTCAAAGTCTTATAAAGTTTGTAGCTAAGTCAGGTGCAAGTGAAGTAAAGCTAGAAATGGAAGATATTAAAATCACCATTAAAACTGGAAGTGACACTCCTGAAACTACTATTATTCAAGCTCCTGCTCCAGCAGCAGCTCCACAAATGATAACTCCTGCCCCTGTTGCACAACCGGCTACACCAGCTGCAGCCCCAGTAGCAGCTGAATCTACAGACGACTCAAAATACGTAACTATAAAATCACCTATCATAGGTACTTTCTACAGAAAACCTTCTCCAGATAAACCTAATTTTGCTGAAGTAGGAACAGAAGTAAAAGTTGGTGATACTGTTTGTATCATCGAAGCAATGAAATTATTTAACGAAATTGAATCAGAAGTATCTGGTAAAATAGTTAAAGTATTAGTGGATGATTCTTCTCCAGTAGAATTTGATCAACCATTATTTTTAGTAGACCCATCATAA
- the accC gene encoding acetyl-CoA carboxylase biotin carboxylase subunit has protein sequence MFKKILIANRGEIALRVIRTCKEMGIKTVAVYSKADAESLHVRFADEAVCIGPAPSSESYLKMDRIIAAAEITNADGIHPGYGFLAENAKFSKLCEEHEIKFIGASPEMIDKMGDKANAKATMKAAGVPCVPGSDGVITTFEECEKVAVETGYPVMLKASAGGGGKGMRAVWKAEDLKDAWDSARQESKAAFGNDDMYMEKLIEEPRHIEIQVVGDAYGKACHLSERDCSVQRRHQKLTEETPSPFMTEELRDAMGAAAVKAAEYIKYEGAGTVEFLVDKHRNFYFMEMNTRIQVEHPITEEVVDYDLIREQILVAAGVPISGKNYKPQLHSIECRINAEDPYNGFRPAPGKITSYHAPGGHGVRIDTHVYAGYMIPPNYDSMISKLIVTAQTREEAINKMKRALDEYVIEGVKTTIPFHRQLMDHPDYVAGNYTTKFMEDFEMES, from the coding sequence ATGTTTAAAAAGATATTAATTGCCAATAGAGGCGAAATCGCGCTACGTGTAATTAGAACCTGTAAAGAGATGGGGATAAAAACAGTAGCTGTTTATTCTAAAGCAGATGCTGAAAGCTTACACGTACGATTTGCTGATGAAGCGGTGTGTATTGGACCTGCTCCAAGTAGCGAGTCTTATTTAAAAATGGATCGCATCATAGCAGCTGCAGAGATTACAAACGCTGACGGAATTCACCCAGGATATGGTTTCTTAGCAGAAAACGCTAAATTCTCAAAACTATGTGAAGAGCACGAAATTAAGTTTATCGGAGCTTCTCCTGAGATGATTGATAAAATGGGAGACAAAGCGAACGCTAAAGCTACCATGAAAGCTGCTGGAGTACCGTGTGTACCAGGTAGTGACGGTGTAATTACCACATTTGAAGAATGTGAAAAAGTCGCTGTAGAAACAGGATACCCTGTAATGTTAAAAGCATCTGCCGGTGGTGGTGGTAAAGGTATGCGTGCTGTTTGGAAAGCTGAAGATTTAAAAGATGCTTGGGATTCTGCTAGACAAGAATCTAAAGCTGCTTTTGGAAATGACGATATGTATATGGAGAAGTTAATTGAAGAACCTCGCCATATTGAAATCCAAGTAGTAGGTGATGCTTATGGTAAAGCTTGTCACTTATCTGAAAGAGATTGTTCAGTTCAACGTCGTCACCAAAAATTAACTGAGGAAACTCCTTCTCCATTCATGACAGAAGAATTACGTGATGCTATGGGAGCTGCTGCTGTAAAAGCTGCTGAATATATTAAGTATGAAGGTGCTGGTACAGTTGAGTTCTTAGTAGACAAACATCGTAACTTCTACTTTATGGAGATGAATACTCGTATTCAGGTAGAGCATCCAATTACTGAAGAAGTTGTAGACTACGATTTAATTCGTGAACAAATTTTAGTTGCGGCTGGTGTGCCAATTTCTGGTAAAAACTACAAGCCACAATTACACTCAATTGAATGTAGAATTAATGCAGAAGATCCTTATAACGGATTTAGACCTGCTCCAGGAAAAATAACCTCTTATCATGCTCCAGGTGGTCATGGTGTTCGTATCGATACTCACGTATATGCAGGATATATGATTCCACCAAACTACGATTCAATGATTTCTAAGTTAATTGTTACTGCACAAACTCGTGAAGAAGCGATTAACAAAATGAAACGTGCATTAGATGAGTATGTTATTGAAGGTGTAAAAACAACAATTCCTTTCCACAGACAATTAATGGATCATCCAGATTACGTAGCGGGTAATTATACCACTAAGTTCATGGAAGATTTTGAAATGGAATCATAA
- a CDS encoding 3-deoxy-D-manno-octulosonic acid transferase, protein MNFLYNLLLSIVSVLLPFMALFNKKIKLFYEGRKETFSRLDSISKTDKVIWFHAASLGEFEQGRPIIEELKQLYTGYKIVVTFFSPSGYEIRKNYPLADVICYLPLDTKSNVKKFIKKVHPDMAIMIKYEFWPNLLSELKKHNVPTILISGIFRKKQSFFKWHGGFIRNKLMAFNHFFVQNKTSKDLLNSINFNNVTIAGDTRFDRVYDILQKNNSLDFITEFKNNYYTVVAGSTWKEDEELIVDYINNHASSDEKFIIAPHNIQRKQIKELQDSINKKTALYSEKVNKELSEYQVFIIDTIGLLTKIYSYADVAYVGGGLATGLHNILEPATYGIPVVFGGNKYSKFQEAVDLLKIGGAKTVINTNDFSSNFALLKSGKKLRQQMGEVNHNYILKNVGATKTIITYLKNIL, encoded by the coding sequence ATGAATTTCTTATACAATTTACTTCTTTCTATAGTATCAGTTCTACTTCCGTTTATGGCTTTATTCAACAAAAAGATAAAGTTATTTTATGAAGGAAGAAAAGAAACATTTTCAAGACTAGACAGTATTTCCAAAACTGATAAAGTAATTTGGTTTCATGCTGCTTCTTTAGGGGAATTTGAACAAGGAAGACCTATTATTGAAGAGTTAAAGCAGCTTTATACAGGTTACAAAATAGTTGTTACTTTTTTCTCTCCTTCTGGTTATGAAATCAGAAAAAACTATCCATTAGCTGATGTTATTTGCTATTTACCATTAGACACAAAATCGAACGTTAAAAAATTCATCAAAAAAGTACATCCAGATATGGCTATTATGATAAAGTATGAGTTTTGGCCTAATCTTCTTTCAGAATTAAAAAAACATAATGTTCCTACGATTTTAATTTCAGGAATTTTCAGAAAAAAACAATCCTTTTTTAAATGGCATGGAGGTTTTATACGTAATAAACTAATGGCTTTTAATCACTTTTTTGTACAAAACAAAACTTCTAAAGACTTATTAAATTCTATTAATTTTAATAACGTAACCATTGCTGGTGATACGCGATTTGACCGTGTATACGATATTTTACAAAAAAATAACTCTTTAGATTTTATTACTGAATTTAAAAATAATTATTACACTGTTGTTGCGGGAAGTACTTGGAAAGAAGACGAAGAACTTATTGTAGATTATATAAATAATCATGCTTCCAGTGATGAAAAATTTATCATTGCCCCACATAACATTCAAAGAAAGCAAATTAAAGAATTACAAGATTCTATCAACAAAAAAACTGCTCTTTACTCTGAAAAAGTAAACAAAGAGTTATCAGAATATCAAGTTTTTATCATTGACACTATTGGCTTACTTACCAAAATATATTCATACGCTGATGTTGCCTATGTAGGAGGTGGTTTAGCTACGGGTTTACACAATATTTTAGAACCTGCCACATATGGTATTCCTGTTGTTTTTGGTGGTAACAAATACAGCAAATTCCAAGAAGCAGTTGATTTACTTAAAATTGGTGGTGCAAAAACCGTTATAAATACTAACGATTTTTCTAGTAATTTTGCTTTATTGAAATCAGGCAAAAAACTAAGACAGCAAATGGGGGAAGTTAACCACAATTACATTTTAAAAAATGTAGGGGCAACAAAAACCATTATCACTTATTTAAAAAATATATTATAA
- a CDS encoding YeeE/YedE family protein, translated as MDFILQPWPWYVSGPLIAIVLFLFFYFGKNFGVSTNLETMCTMAGAGKVSDYFKKDWKERDWAIIFLVGLLIGGYIAINYLSATPGIDLNPTTVNELAELGFAEAGKTYVPNEIFSIDNMLTLKGFAILLIAGLLIGFGTRYADGCTSGHAITGLSSFQLPSLIAVVGFFIGGLIMIWVLFPLIFG; from the coding sequence ATGGATTTTATATTACAACCTTGGCCTTGGTATGTATCTGGGCCACTTATAGCTATCGTACTTTTCTTGTTTTTTTACTTCGGAAAAAACTTTGGTGTATCAACAAACTTAGAAACTATGTGTACCATGGCTGGCGCTGGTAAAGTATCAGACTATTTTAAAAAAGATTGGAAAGAACGTGACTGGGCCATTATCTTTTTAGTTGGTTTATTAATTGGAGGATATATAGCTATTAACTATTTATCTGCAACACCTGGAATTGATTTAAACCCTACCACTGTTAACGAATTAGCAGAATTAGGTTTTGCTGAAGCAGGAAAAACCTATGTACCAAATGAAATCTTTAGTATTGATAATATGTTAACCCTAAAAGGCTTTGCTATTTTATTAATTGCAGGACTTTTAATTGGTTTTGGAACTCGTTACGCAGATGGTTGTACTTCAGGGCACGCAATTACAGGATTAAGCAGCTTTCAATTACCTTCTTTAATTGCTGTGGTTGGTTTTTTTATTGGTGGTTTAATAATGATCTGGGTACTGTTCCCTCTAATATTTGGTTAA
- a CDS encoding DUF6691 family protein: MKNLKFLVIGIVFGIILSKSEAVSWYRIYEMFKFQSFHMYGIIGSAVALSAVFMYFFKTGKVKDYLGNQINIKEKKKGFIRTLVGGTIFGLGWALAGACPAPILVLIGQGTIPMIIVLLGALIGAFIYGVLSKKLPN; encoded by the coding sequence ATGAAGAATTTGAAATTTTTAGTTATTGGAATAGTTTTCGGAATTATTTTATCAAAATCAGAAGCGGTTTCTTGGTATCGAATTTATGAGATGTTCAAGTTTCAATCATTTCATATGTATGGTATTATTGGTTCTGCCGTAGCCCTCTCTGCTGTATTTATGTACTTCTTTAAAACTGGGAAAGTTAAAGATTACTTAGGTAACCAAATTAATATTAAAGAAAAGAAAAAAGGTTTCATTAGAACTTTAGTTGGAGGCACTATCTTCGGTTTAGGTTGGGCACTAGCAGGCGCTTGTCCTGCCCCTATTCTTGTTTTGATTGGACAAGGAACAATCCCAATGATTATTGTGCTCTTAGGAGCTCTTATAGGAGCTTTTATTTATGGTGTATTAAGTAAGAAATTACCTAATTAA
- a CDS encoding DUF4230 domain-containing protein: protein MRLLKYLAVFVLGFLIAKFWYGKKEEKYEQEEIQVVLNGIQNLSKLVVSEGNFSEMYSFTDAKKYFYGYLTFEKKAMLSVNAKVEVGYDLSKLDIQIDSIGKQIIINKIPKEEILISPHIKYFDLQQSQFNTFSKQELNKLNAKAVEKIKSTIIVSKLQEDAKTRLFEELSKIYQLSKIYNWKVVDNTNSEMFEPLLLKD from the coding sequence ATGCGTTTATTAAAATATCTTGCTGTTTTTGTATTAGGGTTTTTAATTGCAAAATTTTGGTATGGAAAGAAAGAGGAAAAGTACGAGCAAGAAGAAATTCAAGTGGTTTTAAACGGAATCCAGAACTTAAGTAAGCTAGTAGTTTCAGAAGGGAACTTTTCTGAAATGTATAGCTTTACAGATGCAAAGAAATACTTTTATGGATATCTTACATTTGAGAAAAAAGCAATGCTTTCTGTGAATGCCAAAGTTGAGGTGGGATATGATTTATCGAAATTAGATATTCAGATAGACAGTATTGGGAAGCAAATAATCATTAATAAAATACCTAAAGAAGAAATTCTCATTTCTCCACATATTAAGTATTTTGATTTGCAGCAAAGTCAGTTTAATACTTTTTCTAAGCAAGAACTAAACAAGCTCAACGCTAAAGCTGTTGAAAAGATTAAATCGACAATTATTGTATCTAAACTGCAAGAAGACGCTAAAACACGTTTATTTGAAGAATTATCTAAGATTTACCAACTTTCTAAAATTTACAATTGGAAAGTGGTGGATAATACCAACTCAGAGATGTTTGAACCTTTACTATTAAAAGATTAA
- a CDS encoding lipoprotein signal peptidase, protein MSKKHIAILTVILAILIDQISKIYIKTHFQLGEEVVVFNDWFRIHFTENNGMAWGFEFGGKAGKLFLTLFRVVAVTGIVYWLWQSIKRKAHTAVIIAIALILAGAVGNIIDSVFYGVIFDSSYHNVATLFSDNPYGELFHGKVVDMLYFPIYEGENFTFFNAIFNGADSWITIGVALLFIFNKQAFPKEEKETKQVS, encoded by the coding sequence ATGTCTAAAAAACACATAGCAATACTTACCGTAATTCTGGCAATTTTAATTGATCAAATTAGTAAAATTTACATCAAAACACATTTTCAGTTAGGAGAAGAAGTTGTTGTTTTTAATGATTGGTTTAGAATCCATTTTACTGAAAATAACGGAATGGCGTGGGGCTTTGAATTTGGTGGTAAAGCAGGAAAATTATTTTTAACTTTATTTAGAGTTGTTGCGGTTACAGGTATTGTGTATTGGTTATGGCAATCTATCAAGCGAAAAGCGCATACAGCCGTTATTATAGCGATAGCATTAATTTTAGCAGGAGCAGTCGGAAATATTATCGATTCTGTTTTTTATGGTGTAATTTTCGATTCTTCATACCACAACGTGGCAACACTTTTTTCAGATAATCCTTACGGAGAGCTATTTCATGGAAAAGTGGTTGATATGTTATACTTTCCTATTTATGAAGGAGAAAACTTTACTTTTTTCAATGCTATTTTTAATGGTGCAGATTCTTGGATTACTATAGGAGTGGCTTTGTTATTTATTTTCAATAAACAGGCATTTCCTAAAGAAGAAAAAGAAACAAAACAAGTTTCGTAA